AAGATTTCCGCGCCTCTGTGACTACCTCCCGCCAGATTACGTTTGATTTCTATTATAAATCAGGGGTGACACAAGCCAATCATAATTGTATTCACGAGTTTGAGGAGGAGACATCAGGCATTCATCATCATATTGGTTGGTTGTCAACTTGTCAATCACTTCGAATCACCACTGTACTTTGACGAATGATAAACAGACACGCCCACCCTTAACTCACGAATTAGTTAATAGTTACTGGACGAgcggctagcattagcattgatTTCAAACTATGAATACACGGTCCGGTAAAATGTCCGACACCACTGTTAGCGGTGATACGAAAAATGCAGACTTAAATCCAGGTACTGTCGGGAGAAAGAAAAACAAGTCCACAGCGGTTACTTCCAGAAAAAAGAAAACTACACTAATGGACCATGCAGCGCACATGGACAACAATGATGACGGTAAACGACTGCGTGTTATATTTTCATCAACGATGTTTGATCAAGTAAACTTTGATTGATATTTATGGATTGCACAATTCAACCAGATTAGTGAAGTGTCCAATGATAATTTTGTGGATGTGCTGTATACGCGCGTAAATGTGCACGCACCTAAAACACGAGTTTAGTTGTATATTGGTGCGTGCGTGATTTGAAAAAGATTTAGCATATAAATGAGTTGCAAAACTTGTTGTAGGCCTACAGTTTGTATAATTGTTATTTTCACAGAGCAACACAGGGTTCACTCATTCAGAGCTGTACAGCAAGTATTCTAGAGCATGCTGATCATAATTTTATTTTACCTTCACCTGGCTTTAATGATTAGagagctatttttattttataattctCTGTTCTATCATTCCAGATACTGAGGAAACTGTAGCTCCAACAGCATTTTTATGTACTGACAAGAAGCAACTTAAGTTCTTTGAGGCAGAGAAGAAGCAgcacaaaatcacacaaaaaatcAGTGACCTCAATGATACTGAGGAGAGAGGGTCCCTCTACCAAAAAGGGAGACAAGGTAAGTAGGCCTAAAACTCTCTTGGAAAAACATGTTTTCACacctgaaaaatatatattatataaaatcTATATACACAATTGAGTGGAAGAAAAGCCAACATTTCATGGTAACAAGACCTTCATCCGAGCATGTTATTACCCAAACAATTCACATGTACAATAGTTACAGTACTTCCTAGAAGATATCATCTGTAGTACTGATTGACAGCAGATGCTTTCCGTCAATTTTATCACTATTTGATGAATCAATTAAATTGAACTTAACTGTTAAATGTAAaagttaaatgtaaaaaaaacaatgtatgtGAGTTGACTTTTATCATCGTAGTAATGCATTtggtattgtattttctattatgTTGTAGATACAGATGATTGTGGGACAACTGACACATTTTCCTCAGCCAACTCTTCTTCTGATGCATCTCCATCCTCCTCCATCTCTGCATCCTCCAGTACATCCAGCTCATCTTCATCCTCCTCATCCTCATCAACTGATTCATCTGATTCAGACAACAAATCAAAAAGACGGAGGAAGAAAAAGAAGCACCACCACCGGAGTCACAAGAAAAaggacaaaagaaagaaaaaggacaagaaaaaaAGCCAACACGGCAAGCAAAGAGGTAAGAATATCAAGTTTTATTTTCTAAAATGTACTTCCTGGTAGCTTTATTTTCTTGGCTCTTCACTTGCTCTGTGCCCATGTAATCTTCATTACTTTTTGCAACCACTTTGCATCTATGTATTACTCTGTTTCAATTcactacttgtgtttttgttatACTAAACCAAATTTGTACCTGTTTAAGCACGTCATCCTGAGGAGGCCATCAAGAGATACAAGAAAGTCCTTAAGGCGTACAAGAAAGGAAGAAAGTTGAGTGTGGCATATCGAAAGGTTGGTGTTGATCGGAACACCATCGTCGCCAGTGCCCCAATCTGTGAGCTGGCTGTCGTAGCCCCGAAGAAATACAAGGAGTTGAGGATTGCTCACATGCCACAGCAACGATTGCAGGactttgcaaaaaaatgtcTGGAGGTGTTGATTAATGATCCAAACCTTTTGAGGGATGTtgaaaagcaaaagaaaaaggGAAAACTCATTCCTTTTTCTAAGAAAGCTTAGGTGTTGTGGCTTTGCGCGAGGTCCCCTGGAGCAGTTCGGTTGTAGCCCAGGTTGGGTATAGAGGTTCCAAGATAATATAAAAAATGCCAATGGCTTGAGTTTGCACAAATAGTGTTTGATCCTCATATGCTTGTATACCATATACAGTAGTTTTGTATACtgctgtttgtttgttgtttttgttgttgtatgtgtgtatccgggTATTAACCACGTGTTCAGCAATTCAAATGTGTGTAGTGTGTAGTGTGTCCGGGTATTAAACACATGTTCAGCATTTCAAATGTTTGTAGCGTTTCGTGTATCAGGGTATTAAACACATGTTCAGCATTTCAAATGAGTGTTGTGTTTCTTTGGTAAAATACAGCAGACATAAAGGCCTATGGGTGGAACAAtcataggaaaaaaaacaataaatatcgCATCAAATTTTGTACTTGTTCAACCTATTTGCTGTTCTTCGAAGTTTAGCAGATGGTTAGCAAACAATTAACAACTGATCTGTAAAGTGTGAGTTAATATATTAGTTATAAGCTTATGCATGTTATTGGACGTTATTCTAAAGTTGCACTTGTTCCTCATTTACTAACAGTTAAGAAATGAGGAGTAGTTGCAACTTTAGAATAACGTCCCAATAACATAAATAAACTATTAAATGATACTTAGTAAGTCATTTGTAAGCAAGTTACTAATAGATTATTAATGGTATATTACTAATTTAAGGTGCCAGTATAAATCATTGACACAAAGTTTACAAGTCATTTATTACTCATTAACCACCAATTTATTGATGATATAATAACTATCTATAAGCATCGTTATAAAGGCTTAACAAACTTTTAACTAACACTTAAcagatcaacaataaatcatttaataactgtttactaatgatctattaactagttgtaacggatagttattataaagtgttaccaaagagACATTGGgtgtgggttaaaaaaaaaaaaattttttaaaacacgAAAAGGGAGGGGTTCTGCTTCCTGGCCACAATGGATGccaaataggagtgggaacctctgggtaccttacgatacgatttgcgatacaaagctcacgataacgaagaTCTCACGAAATGGTGATTGAAGGAAAGAAGTCGATTTTTCCCTTGTTACAGGTTGTGTTATTCTCAtaacgaacaggagatgatgacacagaattcaggaataaaaaagaacaaagaatttactTTTAAAGATGGAGGAGACACATACTGGGACACACAGTGTGTGTCCTGCCTCCAAGCGCATACCGTTTATATCCTCAACTGGGGGGAGGTTAACTTCCTCCCCAGCACTTGGTTGGAATGTGCAACCCCCTACCAGGATCGAATAACATAGACTGGTCAGAGAACAAAAGAGACTGTGAATGTGGAAGAGAGGCAATGTGGTGAACATATGTttatgtgaataaatggaaatatgtTTCCACACGATACAACAGTTATCGATGCatcggtcaggaaatcattctatgatatgactaataaacagaaaaacaatgtattttcatccttttgctgtgaattggaatgaaatTATAACTCGAACATCTCCAATCCACTTGAACTGGAGGGGTTTaaatgccatccctcccaccttaaatggattggatgtctatggcggtcaatggcaaccaatgacttTTAATTATGGGACATTATAGGTCATTTGCGGTaaattttcagtcatttttttaaagaattgaaaTGTTTATTCGCCGCCAACCTCCCCAATTCAGACGAATTGGActtctacttgtgataaacgccattaaattcacagcagaaggaaggAAAAAGCCTGTTTTTTGTTGATAACTTATAGTAAAATTTCCTATTTGATGTTTGAAAATATTCATAACAAGAACTCTCCTCACATGTGCACTGTTGTAAAGCTCAAGCTTACTCTGGAAGGCACATAATTCCGTCATTAGCCCACACACTATGCTGTCCTTCCCCTGTAGCTTCAGGTTTTTGCCATTGAGATGAGATGGTATCGCTGTTAATTATGCCAGTTTCCATTTTTCCCAGCTTTTTGCATTTTTGCAAATTCTCCCCGCAATTTCAGTGTACCGGTGTCGAAATTACAGGTACCCCACACACAGCATTAAACCATTGGGTTTTTGCTATTTTGAAgttagaaagaagttttaagtcACGACTATGTAGCCATGCAGATGTTTGGCTAGATGTACGACTTTTCGTATTTGGGGGCGTGGTTTTGCAAAAGGtccattggatgccaggaatgctaggcaatagccaattgcagagcagctataagtagagGcgggcaaaatttccgattcttagattattcgcgattcggccgtggaagattcgagaacgattcacaaacatccaaattccgattattgaattgtaccaggtaaagcggaaataaaatgcagtcagcgcggtcttcggggcgcaatgaggaacggaccgagagtaaatatcatatgcagctaatgccgctaggtaaaaaaaaaacaaaaaaacaataatacctgactgcggccatcagccgctacaaacatcgtccagttgctagttgctacagacatacggcaacatacggctattttagatatcacatatatctagactagatgtgaaatgacagactttcccgcgctagtacacaggcgccatcttaaagcagtagacttctctagaaggctctgttgtagagaacctaattactttttatctaaaatacccctaaatcggcaaaatcttgagtaTACTACTAaagtagtagtttggtttatttagcctgagaggatttttgaacaattttggaactaatgtacaaaatattaaaaaaaaaaaaaaaaaaaaaaaggggggggggtgcatcaataatcgatttataatcgaatcagagtctctgaatcataatcgaatcgttaggtgcccaaagattcccacctctagctaTAAGTAGAGCTCggaattacccgaggggccgggtaatgagaagcatgatgtttagctactctcgctccgttgctcattgaccgcgcggcgcgctgagtgtgttgtacttccgcttgacttggcatatttcaataatcggaatttggatgtttgtgaatcgttctcgaatcttccacggccgaatcgcgaataatctaagaatcggaaattttgcacacctctagctataagtatgttgcatttagtaaactctgggagctgcgagtaccagccatactgtatttttgcctttcatatcctgaaatttcgtaacaagaggcaatattttcccgttgaggcgtgtcttaacctgaaaattctgtatgtagtgacgttcgtaagtagaggtaccactgtaatactACTGTACACCCATTCTCTAATATGATACGTGTGCTAGTGTACACAAATGTAAGTAAAGTGTCCATAAATCTGTTTTTATACCTATTTATATACTTATAACAAGGGCCTAggcttggtctcaacattggtagggacacgaTAACAGTAAACCAGTATGTACACTTTTAGCTGGGgaagggacattaataagaccaaacaaatgAACATGGGTCAGGGTTACATTTGTTACGAATATGCTgacagaaaaatgaaaaaacatgggaGAATGTCATTTTTCAACTCCTCCTTGTCCACTAGGGGTGAAGCTATTCCTATAGCTTGTAGGTCAAGTGAAGAGTGGTGTCCACCCGGTATTTGTATACCggcgtgtattgtgcagttgtgtCAAATGCATCCATGTTTCTTTGTTACAGTTTCATAATTTTTAACAAATTAGTTCACATAGGGACAAGAAAAGCTCAAGCCTTGTGttatattaacttttttttttctcagtatcggcagattctttgATTCGAGTGACTGAGACTCTAGTGtaaaaaaatatgcgatcgggacatccctatataTAAGCATTACCCCAGACCTCGGCACAGTCTGTAACAGTCACCTCCTTGAGTGGTGTTCCTCCTGACATCCAACACGCGGTGGCGCTGctttattttatatatgttCTTCTTCTGTTGCTGCTTACTTTTGTGTTGGAGTTAGTCTTGGAACGCGTGTGTGCGTACCGCTGAGCtccgagtggtcaaggtggatttattattattattattttgtgaatAAACGTGCGTAAGTGGAAGCTTTTCctgattttgttatttttatgcaCGCATCCTACTTCCACGCGTTGCAAGTTGTGTAAATATGGCAGGATTAAAAAACAGTAAAGAATGTCGAGTAATTGTTTTGCTTTATTCAGGACTGAAATGCTTCTTGATAATTTActttttagtacatgttttaatATATGCTTTCCAGTTAACTATGTCATCAATGACTTGTTATTTTGTCTCAATTTACCAGAGGTCCGCAACCTTTTTGGTTTGGAGTGTCACTTCCAAATtgtcttgtcaatcagtgtgccgcaccaagattaatgacacacatccaaatttttatataaaaccaagggtgaaagtggctagaatttcttgccggaactccccaatgtgaaggtcgccacagagccagacattttatgtatttatttttcaatcaaaactgtatttttcaatgatttgcaaaataaaagttaacaaaagcaGAAATTACCCCAacttccatctcctaatttttattttccctcatttcctcacatagtaaatgccaaatctcaattttaactacttaagaacataggttatatattaaaattgaagttaatgtaaacatttccttttttttttataataaagatataagtaccatacattcagaaaaataagtacaaatgacttatattatgcagagtgaaatggaatatattttgaagatcgcgcaaacattgactttttttagatcttaaggaaatgaataagtagcgtaacataaatgaacaaatgtaagtccaaagtgcatatagacagctaaaatattctgaacctccccattagagcaaataaaactgaatatgatgaataagcctcctcaactctttcgttgctcttaaagattaataaagatttagtcaatcactaattgtgcaagttctctcacttgaaaatattagagagacctgtaattgtcaacatgggtaaacctcaaccatgagggacagaatgtggggaaaaaaactgaaaatcatactgtttgatttttaaagaatttatttgcaaatcatggtggaaaataagtatttggtcaataccaaaagttcatctcagtactttgttatgtaccctttgttggcaataacggtggccaaactttttctgtaactcatcacaagctttttacacactgttgctggtattttggcccattcctccatgcagatctcctctagagcagtgatgttttggggctgtcgttgggcaacacggactttcaactccctccacagattttctatggggttgagatctggagactggctaggcaacttcaggaccttgaaatgcgtctaacgaagccactcctttgttgccctggctgtgtgtttgggatcattgtcatgctgaaagacccagccacgtctcatcttcagtgcccttgctgatggaaggagattttcacttaaaatctctcgatatatggccccattcattctttcctttatgcagatcagtcgtcctggtccctttgcagaaaaacagccccaaagcatgatgtttccaccgccatgcttcacagtgggtatggtgttctttggatgcaattcagtattctttctcctccaaacacaagaacatgtgtttgtaccaaaaaggtctattttggtttcatctgatcataacacattctcccaaaacgtcttctggatcatccaaatgctctctagcgaaccgcagatgggcctggacgtgtgctttcttcagcagagggacatgtctggcagtgcagaatttgagtccctggcggcgcattgtgttactcatagtagcctttgttactgtggtcccagctctcagtaggtcattcactaagtcccccagtgtggttctgggatttttgctcaccgttcttgttatcattttgacgccactgggtgagatcttgcatggaaccccagatcgagggagattatcagtggtcttgtatgtcttccgttttctaataattgctcccacagttgatttctttacaccaagcgttttacctattgcagattcagtcttctcagcctggtgcaggtctacaattttgtgtctggtgtccttcgacagctctttggtctttgccatagtggagtttggagtgtgactgaggttgtggacaggtgtcttttctatcgataatgagttaaaacaggtgccattaatacaggtaacgagtggagcctcgttacacctctttgacagccatatacgtattttccactctgatttggaaataatttctttaaaaatcaaacaatgtgattttgatttttttttccacattctgtctctcatggttgatgtttacccatgttgacaattacaggcctctctaatcttttcaagaaggagaacttgcacaattggtggtaaatacttgtttgccccactgtatgttgaattgcTCTTATTTTGTCGCTTCAATTCAACAaagctttttttgggggggggagataaatgagtccaggcgttttgctttgctgcatgcaaacgcacattgacgtgactcatcatcgtcagactctgataactgcagtagctggggaaacctccatgccgtccgtggaataaaatctataataaatattggtggaaacggattacgccacacaagcactttattatgcttgttgttcacacttgtgtatgtaaatctgatgttggtagattgttttcttcttggagctgaaatgcatgtgtggcagcttagcactttttttcttttttttttacatagcgttttcggattcaaagcaccatgtaccggaactgcgttctggctctgaatcttataccggaaccgcgttcctgaccgttctggcccactttcacccctgtatccaacagagctgtatttatactccaaagaaaacaacatggacATACACTGAAATCGTATAACTACCATTCTTCTGTttcaattaactaaaaaataaaatacaccgGCTTCCTTCAAAGTAGCTGTCCGCTGTGCTCTCATGCTTTCTGCCAGCTCCTCCACTCGCCGTACAACAGTTCTGGCTGACACAGGGATGGATGtcttttattcttttttctTTGTGAGGCAAGCCATCAAACAAAACATCTGAGCTCGACAAGATTGCCTGTTTGATATATTCGCCATCGGTAAATGGTTTTCCGTGCTTTGCAATGCAGGGAGCAAAGTGAAAGCTTTCTTCGGTGGCGGTGTTTTTAGCAATGATAAAGGTTTTCAGGGTCTGTGTTTGTTTACTGTACCCGGACACAGCGCGTTTTAATGTCTCCGCCTTGTCAGACTCATCCTTGAATGAATTTTCATGTGTCTCGTAATGGCGTCtgacacttgttgtgcgacacacaaCGCTCTCGAGGCATAATGCACGAAGAGCACAGTCATCTTTTTTTGCACAAAGCCCCACTCATCTGTCCACGCTGGCTGGAAAGGCCGAGATTTTTTTGCTGGATGAGCTGCCATCATTCATTTATCGTGCGCCTGTGTTTCTGTGGCTAGTTACAACATGTCTCTCTGTTAGCATGCAAGGAGCAGAGGCAGAGGGGGTGGGAGAGGCGCTCCCATAAAGtccctaaataacagggcgcgcaactgAAAATGTCTGTTTGAGGTTTAaaggtgcattttttttttttttttttaattttgccatgCGCTTGCGTGTCACTTgacccttcgcgtgccagtgctgacacgcgtgtcataggttgccgacccctgttcTAAATAATACCTCTTCTGTAAATATTCAGCCTTAGCAAAAAGCTCTTCTCTCTTTCCAGTGAAATAATGTAATTGAAACTGTAGCCTCACAATACTAATTTAACAATAATAGCAAAAAATGTCACTTG
This sequence is a window from Corythoichthys intestinalis isolate RoL2023-P3 chromosome 13, ASM3026506v1, whole genome shotgun sequence. Protein-coding genes within it:
- the LOC130928544 gene encoding coiled-coil domain-containing protein 106-like isoform X4, with protein sequence MSDLYVSQAYRLEHQESACVKGEEEESVHIQDTEETVAPTAFLCTDKKQLKFFEAEKKQHKITQKISDLNDTEERGSLYQKGRQDTDDCGTTDTFSSANSSSDASPSSSISASSSTSSSSSSSSSSSTDSSDSDNKSKRRRKKKKHHHRSHKKKDKRKKKDKKKSQHGKQRARHPEEAIKRYKKVLKAYKKGRKLSVAYRKVGVDRNTIVASAPICELAVVAPKKYKELRIAHMPQQRLQDFAKKCLEVLINDPNLLRDVEKQKKKGKLIPFSKKA
- the LOC130928544 gene encoding protein FAM133-like isoform X3, with the protein product MNTRSGKMSDTTVSGDTKNADLNPGTVGRKKNKSTAVTSRKKKTTLMDHAAHMDNNDDDTEETVAPTAFLCTDKKQLKFFEAEKKQHKITQKISDLNDTEERGSLYQKGRQDTDDCGTTDTFSSANSSSDASPSSSISASSSTSSSSSSSSSSSTDSSDSDNKSKRRRKKKKHHHRSHKKKDKRKKKDKKKSQHGKQRARHPEEAIKRYKKVLKAYKKGRKLSVAYRKVGVDRNTIVASAPICELAVVAPKKYKELRIAHMPQQRLQDFAKKCLEVLINDPNLLRDVEKQKKKGKLIPFSKKA